A section of the Castanea sativa cultivar Marrone di Chiusa Pesio chromosome 12, ASM4071231v1 genome encodes:
- the LOC142619496 gene encoding TMV resistance protein N-like — MKLFGLKAFKEPHLDENYMDLSMDFVNYTQGLPLALKVLGSSLFGKRFEVGRSARDNLKQKPNRNILSILKISYDGLMDIERELFLDIACFFKGEKIDCIRDILESFGYSIDYNIDVLVNKSLITIAEEGILWMHDLLQKMGQEIVCSQSPKEPGGHSRLWMYEDVLHVLKKSIGTETVEVIMLNTYNQRQECLDANVFSKMKKMRSLKICNVQLPQGLSYLSNELRIHESLGNLKLLIRLDLNGCECLESLPHTINLESLEVFILSGCSSLKKFSEVVGKMSCLLELSLNGTAINDLPLSMEHLIGLIKLDLRDCKSLSSLPNACCSLMSLKVLTLSGCSKLDELPENLGNLKGLEELDVSGIAIKGLPKSINLLKNVRIMSFHGCEGPSPKSSNKLLGFPLMPRSTDPMGMLVHNLSGLCSLVELDLSYCNLQTILDAIGLLMIMDFIELHKGFGVPLKPLDLHLTDCTFLYRKNLWREELNRVDANGFSQIEVTFETEGPGLRVTKCGAHLVFNQDVENLKQTMAGSCSITSYEDDLDDLGEGTSNDIDIPQPKRKRLSNLIQRFIPHFGWFGNGSTQGQGNFDC, encoded by the exons ATGAAGCTTTTTGGTTTGAAAGCTTTCAAGGAACCACATCTTGACGAAAATTATATGGATTTGTCTATGGATTTTGTGAATTACACCCAAGGACTTCCTTTGGCTCTTAAAGTTTTAGGTTCTTCATTATTTGGTAAAAGATTTGAGGTAGGGAGAAGTGCTCGAGATAACCTAAAACAAAAACCTAATAGAAACATTTTGAGTATACTTAAAATAAGTTATGATGGGCTTATGGATATAGAGAGAGAGCTGTTTTTagatattgcatgtttcttcaAGGGAGAAAAAATAGATTGCATAAGAGATATACTAGAAAGTTTTGGTTACTCTATAGACTACAATATTGATGTCCTTGTCAACAAATCTCTCATAACCATTGCTGAAGAGGGAATCTTGTGGATGCATGACTTGCTACAAAAAATGGGCCAAGAAATTGTTTGTAGTCAATCCCCTAAAGAGCCCGGTGGACATAGTAGATTGTGGATGTATGAGGATGTCCTTCATGTTTTGAAGAAAAGTATT GGAACAGAGACAGTTGAAGTCATAATGCTAAATACGTATAATCAAAGACAGGAATGCTTGGATGCTAATGTCTTCtcaaagatgaaaaaaatgagatCGCTTAAAATTTGTAATGTGCAACTTCCACAAGGTCTTAGTTACCTTTCTAATGAGTTACGT ATTCATGAATCTCTTGGAAATCTCAAACTACTTATTCGATTAGATCTGAATGGTTGCGAGTGCCTTGAAAGCCTTCCACACACGATCAACTTGGAATCTCTTGAAGTTTTCATTCTTTCTGGTTGTTCAAGTCTAAAGAAGTTTTCGGAGGTTGTGGGAAAGATGTCATGTTTGTTGGAACTTAGTTTGAATGGGACTGCTATAAATGATCTTCCTTTATCAATGGAGCATTTAATTGGCCTGATTAAATTGGACCTAAGAGACTGCAAAAGCCTTTCAAGTCTTCCAAATGCATGTTGTAGTTTGATGTCTCTAAAAGTTCTCACTTTATCTGGCTGCTCAAAACTTGATGAGTTGCCAGAGAATTTGGGGAATCTCAAAGGATTGGAGGAGCTAGATGTGAGTGGAATTGCTATAAAAGGGCTACCTAAATCCATCAATCTCTTAAAAAATGTCAGAATAATGTCTTTTCATGGATGTGAAGGGCCATCACCTAAATCTTCAAATAAACTCCTTGGTTTTCCTTTAATGCCAAGAAGTACAGATCCCATGGGCATGCTAGTGCATAATTTATCAGGCTTATGCTCCTTGGTTGAACTGGATCTAAGTTATTGCAATCTTCAGACAATTCTCGATGCTATTGGCT TATTGATGATTATGGATTTTATAGAGCTACACAAAGGCTTTGGTGTTCCGTTAAAGCCACTGGATTTGCACCTAACGGACTGTACCTTCCTTTATCGGAAGAATTTG TGGAGAGAAGAATTGAATAGAGTTGATGCTAATGGATTCAGCCAGATTGAGGTTACATTTGAAACCGAAGGTCCAGGATTAAGGGTTACGAAATGTGGGGCGCATTTGGTATTCAATCAAGATGTTGAAAATCTCAAACAAACTATGGCTGGCAGCTGCAGCATCACTTCTTATGAGGATGATTTAGATGATTTAGGAGAAGGTACCTCTAATGACATAGACATACCACAGCCAAAGAGGAAACGACTCTCTAATCTAATTCAAAGATTCATTCCGCATTTTGGATGGTTTGGGAATGGAAGCACACAAGGACAAGGAAACTTTGATTGCTAG